TTTTTCTTGATTTGTTATGCCCGCATCATGTTTCCATGAACACATTCCCTGTTTATCTGGTTGTAGTCACCTTTTGCCTCCTGCGGTGCATGCTGTCATTGCTTTTTTTCGTCTCTAACCAGCCCAATATCAGGCTCAATAGTTCATGTTTCAAGAGCATTCTACATGTTGTCGATTAATGAAGTGTCTGTCTATGTTAGCCCTTTGACATAATGAGAAAGGATCTAGGACTTTTCTGTGTCTTGTAAGGTAATTCTACGTTGTTGTCATTTCCCTTGAAGATAATAATGCACGAATGCATCTCAGCACTAACCCAGCTACCCTGCTAAGTTAAAACTGCCCCCACTTGTGCTGTTTCCTATCCGTCTTTTCTGCAATGGAATATGATAATATCATGATCGCATTAGTTATTCACCATAGGGATAGGCTCAAACTTATGTTTGAGTAGGCCCACTTGTGCTGTTTCCTATCCGTCTTTTCAGTGTTGTATACTGATGAATACACCTTCCAGGTAACAAACCATCAGCTACTGTTCAGCCCTTCCTACTGCTCCATCTTGATATATTCCCAGACGCTGTTCAGACACTTAATGATGCACTTCGTCTGTTCTATACTCCTGAATCTTTGGAAGGATACAGAACAGCTGCTGGAAAGGTATCTACCTTGTCACCTTTGTGTTTAGTATATCTTTAGCATCTAATTTCATCATCACACAATACAAGTGGTGTCGTGAAATGCATTTTGCTAGCGAGTGACTTGTAAAGACGAAACTGCAAAATATGCATCTTCTAGTTTGTTTTACCTTTAGATGCATTTCTAGAATGCTTTTTATGAGTTTTTTATTCGTGCCTCTATTTAAGGTGGGTTTATGACCTGTATGTTAACTtttttctatttattaatgggctTTTCTCTTGAAATTGCTATAAGTTAAATTTAGCCTGACCTGTACTTTTctccattttatttattttgggtgCCATAGTGCAGCTCTTCTTTCATTAAACAGACACAGTAACTTATTGCAGTCAGCTACAGTTATAATGTAGTATCAAACTTGATCTTGCAGGCTGGTTTGGTGACAGCTAGAAAATCATTCAAGATACACGCACTTTCAAAGATAATGATACTGCACTTGAAGAGGTTTAGTTATGGAAATCATGGGAGCACTAAAGTCTATAAGCCACTACACTTCCCAAAAGAACTGGTTCTTAGTCGTGATCTGCTGAGCTCACCATCAACAGAGGTGATAATTTGCTCGACATGCATTTGTAAATGTGTTTTTTCCCCAACATATTTGTGACATCTTATATGGGTTTGTAGGTGCAGGCATGCTTTATGTCTCTAGTTGCATCTGATGTCCTGATTGTGTGACATTTAGTATCAGTATCTTTAAGCATGAATTGAGTTTGTACAGCGATCATGTGGTCGTAACACATTGAAATGACATTACAATTGATTGGTACTACTAAATCACTTGATCTAACTGTTCGTCTTTGTTGTGTACAGGGTCGAAATTATGAGCTTGTTGCAACCATCACTCATCATGGGAGGGACCCATACAGGGGGCCACTACACTGCTCACGCAAAGCATGCCAACGGGCAATGGCTTCGCTTCGACGATGACGCTGTTGTGCCCGTTGGCGAGAATGATGTCTTGCATGACCAAGCATATATGCCTCTTCTACAAACAAGTCTGAAAGCACTACGTAAGTTGATTAGTTGCTCTTTCGTATTGCTGCTGCTTCAACATCCAGATATACCATCTAACTATCGTCGTGTTAATGTAGCTGCCGAGTAACAGCAGAGTATTTATGTGAAGTACCTTGGTGCTGCCTGTGTTTATTATTATATATGCTTGGTCATATAGCGAGAGGGGGATTTGTCTTCAGCCCATTTTGAGGTTCTGTAAAATTCAACTGCTCATCATTGTAATGACCAGCGAAGTAATCATGGTATGTTTAATCATGGTCACCCCTGTCGCTGACAGCTGCTGAAATGGTGGTGTGATTGGTTGCATGTGGCATGCCATGGTTCTCTGAATTGGTTGTTGAGAAGAAGACATTGCCATCAGCGTGCCATGTGCCCTGTCTTTGGTAGTGTCATCAAGAGTTGCAGGACAATGTCAGCTGGTGTATGTACCTTGCAAGCATGATTAGCATGTTAGGAAAGCTTCAAATTATTTCATTTTGAAGGTGTCGTATCCCTTTCATGGATCCTGACGGCTGTAGGAAGGTGCCTGGCCGACATGAAGTTTTGTTGTGGCTTGCATAGTCTTTCATATCATTTATACACACTGCGCCAACAGAGACCTGGTTTCTAAATGCAGTTGGTTGTTGAAACAATATTCCAAGAGAGGACAAGTGTGACGAATGGACTGAAGTGGTTGCCACATAGGCAATCTGATGATATCGCAAATGTACAGCAAACTGAGCTAAATCTATGCGATATTGTTGCAATCTGTTGTTAAACTACCATCGGTTGCTTTGTGGTATCAGGCAAATTCTGTTTTAGAACCACCATCAGTTACACCTGTTGGCAGGCAGTGCAACTGGCCGGCCGTCCCAAGGTTGCTTGGTGGTATTGCCGAGCAGGCAAAATCAGTGGTCCATGTTCATCAGTGTTTCCTACGGCCTCTGTTTCAAGTACCGATTCTTTTCAGTGGATGCAGACGGCTTGACATCCCAAAGAGTCATCTGGAGAGTGGAGAGTAGCTTGGCACATGTAGGATCCTGAAGTCTCGACGACTGGTAGTAAATCAGCTAgtacagtcatggcttatcactTATCAGCCAAACCAACAGGGCATCAGTGCCATCTGAATCATTGGACAAACTGAAGGCAAGGTAGTACTGATGGAAAAGCAGAGCGAGGCAGAGACGGATATGAAGCGACCTTGATAAATAGACCGGGCAACGTTCGACAATTTCCGCCCCACAGATCAATTCCGAAGCAGTTTCGTGTAGCATTACTTCGTGTCACATTTCCGCAACAATTATTTGCTTGAAGTGTAGCAACCGAGCTTTCAATCCCATTTTCAACAGCTATACACACAGTAGTACTGTACTCTCTTGCACTCTTTGAGGGACTTGATGGTGCTCGTACCTCCTCCTGTACTGCCACTCACCATCCACCACCATTCCCCAAGAACCATAAACCAGTTGCCCCAATCTTCCTTCACCAACCGCTTGTAATCACCATGGAACTATGGATGATGGCATCGCCAAAGGCAGGGCCAGAAGTGAAGTCACCATCACCAAAGTTCAGCAGACAGAGAACACACCCTTTCCAGCTCCCAAATCAGAGAAGAGAACACACTGAAACACAGCaaaatccaaaatgatttcgaggATAACGAACAAGAAGCAACTGGTGAAGAGACGTAAAGATCAGACTGCATTGCCATCATATATTCAACAACATGGacatgggaggaggaggagcagtacATCactccgtctctctctctctctctctgggctTGTTTTGTTTTCTAACACGGCTGGATGAACAAGAACTGAGCTGAACAGGAGAAAAGCTAGCTACGAGGAGAGAGCACTTGCCGCCTTGGCCGAATCTCCCCTCTGTTTTTTAGTCGTATACACAGAAACAGACTACGCTTGCTTGAGGTTACACTAGGCACAGCAGCcatggtggactggtggtggtggtggcccgcCATGAGAGCAGAAGTGCTCTTTTCTAGCGAGGCTGGTGGATGGCGCGGCGCGCGGCGCCCCTGGCGCCGGCGTCGTACGCCGGCTTGTCGGCGtgcctctgctgctgctgctgggcgcgcggcgacggcgcggcgacagcggcggcggcccTGGGGGAGCTGAGGCTGAGCGCCCTGAGCACGTCGAGGTCGTACCCGGGCAGCAGCGCCGGCTTGGCGGCCTGGTGGACGTCGGGCGCGTAGAAGAGATCGTCGGTGTCGACCATGTCGAGGAGGTCGACGGAGTCGTCGGGGAGGAGCGCGGCGACGTCGAAGTCGTCGGCGCCAGCGCCGGCGGCGAAGGCGGCGTCGTGGAGCTGGTGCTGGCGGAACCAGTGGTCCCGGAACCAGGCGGTGGTCTCGACGAGCTCCCACCACTCGGGCGAGAAATCCTCCACCTGCCGGTACGCCGCCGGGATGAAGAGCGGCGCGTTCGGGTTCAGCGACGACGACGCCATGGCTGCCACGGTGCTCATCCTCCTCTCAGCTTAGGTCGCTCCTCGATCTGCTGCTCTTCTCTCCCTGGAACACAGACATCAATCAGCTCGATCTCCCGGCTGTTGGCTCAGATCCGGAACCGGAACGGGGATGGGGGATCGATCCCACCCGGTTCGTCAGCGCCACGGATCTGACTTCTGAGAGAGCTTGCGTAGCAGCAGGTAGTAGCTTGCCTTACCTTTTCCTCGCCTGGCGTTGCTTCGCTTCGGACGTGCGGACGGACGAGGGGGGTGGAGAGGAAAGGAAATATCTCGTGCGGAGCGGGCCGGGGTTTCTGGGCGGAAACGGGGGTGATTTCGGGTGGTTTCCTGGCTGCCTGCCGAGCCCGTGTGCGCCGTGCGGTGCCGCGGTGGGGAGGAGGCGGGTGTTTATAGCCACCCACGGCCAGTCAGCGGCCAGCTGAGCTGAACGGAGCGGAGCGGAGCCGAGTCGTGCGGGTGGTCCGGGCTCGGGCCGGAAGGTCCGAGGGTGGTGGGTGGGGCCGGCGAACGATGGATTGATTGATTGGGACTGGTGGGCTCGGCCTTTTTCTGGATCATCAAAAGAAAAACGCGGTGTGACCAGTGGGACCAAACACCTGGCTGGCCCGCGTCCGCCGGACGGATTTTCTATGGGCGCCGCGTTGTGTTGTGTGGGTGATTTGATTGGGCTACGAGTAAATTATGGGTTCCACCGGCACGGCATGGCCGCTGGCAGCCAGAGAGGAAGGTTCCGTCATTCCCGATAAGGACGAAACCGGGAGGAGAGGGACGCACAACGTGTAAACCGTGGCGCGCCAACAGTCTGTCGTTAAAATAAAATAATTTGACCTACCGTCGTACCCTGAATCGGCAAGGCCATTGGTTCTTAGCACGATGATCAATACGATGATTTGATTAAATGTAATGCcagttttttttttacaaagaaTGTAATACCAGGGTTGTTCCTCTTCTTATACTCCGTCCGTTATAGAATCCGTGCCGGTCAAAGTAATTCAAGTTTGATTAAGTTTATAACGAATAGTATaaatatttatgtctccaaataaatttattagaaaaatatattctacgactaatctaatgatactaattttacATTAgtaatgttagtatttttttatataattttggtcaaaggtCAAACTGAttgacttctcgggaagcgagaattgcattcttttctggaCGGATGGAGTATGATATAACAGCCCCCAACCAAGTTCTTCAAGAAAAAAATACATTAATACATTGCACAATATTTTATTTAATAGTTGTGCTGAAAGAGATCCTGTTCTTAGCAGGGAAAAATGGGAAAAAATGTCTGTTTCGAGGAACATAAAATGCTAGATATTCCAAAACAAGTAAAGGGGTAGAAATGCCAACTATTTGGAAATGGATACTAGTTTTCTTGAGAGAGAGAAAACACGATTCTCCGCCTCTTTGTTTTTGTTTGCTAGAGCCTAGAGGGCGCCATCGTCTTGGAGCACGCCGCTTGTCCGGACTGAGCCTCTAGAAGCACTCGTCATTCTTAAACGCAAGCTCCTGTCTTTTATCTGAACAAGAGCAACCATGTCGTCGTCTGTCAATGTGTCGAATAGAACAGATCTCTCCTCTCAGCACAGCAAGATATCATGGCTGAATGCCATGACTGCTAAAGATGTGGGTTAGTAGTCTTTGTTATGCAACGAGTTTAATTTGACCAAATAAGATCTGGATCAAATTAGTCCATCCAATTAATCAATACTATATGGTCGAGGACGACGTCTAGCATACGGCGGCATCATCAGGAACCTACAAGATCCAGTGAACCCAACCACGCTAACTATACTTAACTGCAAACTGGTTCGACGAAACGTCGCACTCTTTTTTTGGTCCTTTACTAAAAAATACAATTCTCATTTCTATATAAAAATTTACTAATATCTTATAATAAATTAGTataattagattaattataaaatatatttttatcatAAATCTGTTTATAGACATGTTGATATTTTTTCATAGActaaatttaagaaagtttgactagtcGTCTTAGACCTAGAATTACATTTTTTTTAATGGAGGGAGTACGTTCTTTCTCTTTAGCTAGTGGGGCGTGGTGACATCCagagaaagtttattagggcCATGCCACTCTGATTTTCTACGCAACGCGTCACCTGATTGATTTCTAGTGGCTTGGACTGGACATGCAGCGTTCAGCCATTTTGAATTGACAGTACAGCACAGTGGAGTGGTCTCCTTTTGTTTTCCCCGTCCAAAAGTCATCATCAATCAAAATTTTAAAACAGGGGCTAGGCTCTACCTGACCTTCTTCGCCGGTCAAAATTTGGAATTCCTCTTGGTGACGGTGGAAGCTTTATATTCAATACCCGCATGTGGACCACAGTGTTTGGTCGTCAAGACCTCAAGATTGGAGTTCGGCTGTGAAGCAGCTCTGCTGATTGGGCTAAACCATTTTTTTAAAATGTTTGGTAAAATAGTTTCTCCTTGCTGTTAAAAAAGATAAAATGTGTATAATATCCTCTATCTTATTCTCTACTTATTGTACATTTTTTCCTCTGCTCTCCACCTTGTCTTCTCCACTGCACGCCTAGTCATTGGCTCCGTCCTCCacttcatctttcatcttccctCGCCTCTGACGTGTCTATGCGAATCCACGGCCGTGAGTCCCGGGTGCGCTCATCCACATAGAGCCacggatgaggccctccaagcCATGCATCGCTGCCTGGGGGCACGCCGGGCTACGGGCCGCTACCGGCTGCAACACCGCTCCTGCTCTCGCATCGCCACCTGTAGCACTAGCGAGGAGGGCAAAAGTGTATCTTGACTTGTAGGTGAGTCTAGCAAACTGGTGTGAGCAGTTTTTTTGGCTTCATCAGATGCTAAACAATTGTTTCATAGGGTTTTCTAGAGATTCACACGAGGAGCTGCGATACTCTGAGCTGTTTCGTAAGTTAATAGGCAAAACAGCTTTGCGAGCGCTTGTTGAATTTCTACCAAACGATCCCTTACTCTCAATTTTCCTCGGTAAGCCTCGGGAGCCAGGCCATTTTAGTACCATCACTTGACAACGAGTCTTTAAAAAATTTAAGGCTAAAGTGCACACAAACCCGAGAGAAAAcaaggtgaaaggatcaagatataaaaaatattataggTACATGATAGAAAAGAAGATATATGATTAGATAAAAAATAATTTTGAAAAAACTATTCATTGAGAATATGATTTCTAATGTCTATGTTATTTGACAAGTATAGAAAAACTATCTTGTTAAGACTATCCTAATAGAATCAGAAATGGTGTGCTGAGGGCGTCCGATCATCCATACGCACCAGTTTGCAGGCCGCGGTCAGCCCAACGGCCCAACAGTTGTATCATCTCCAACACTCAGACACTTCCGTTCTCCAGAAGACTTCCAACATTCAGACACTTTCGTTTCACAGCGCCGTGACCTCACTCCGCCACGCCGCCTCGGCATTCTCCCCGACATCTAAATGCCCGCCGACCGGCATCTCCACCGCGCTCGAGCGCGGCTGCCCGCCTTCCTCCATCTCCATCGCGCCTCTAGCCCACCGTGGTCGCCTGCCTTCCTCCATCTCCACCGCGTCTCCCGTCCGCCGCAGCCTTCTCTAGCACGCGGATGGCCTTCTCCACCTGAGCGGTGACAGCTCGTGCCAGAT
Above is a genomic segment from Miscanthus floridulus cultivar M001 chromosome 3, ASM1932011v1, whole genome shotgun sequence containing:
- the LOC136542757 gene encoding protein EARLY RESPONSIVE TO DEHYDRATION 15-like, with translation MSTVAAMASSSLNPNAPLFIPAAYRQVEDFSPEWWELVETTAWFRDHWFRQHQLHDAAFAAGAGADDFDVAALLPDDSVDLLDMVDTDDLFYAPDVHQAAKPALLPGYDLDVLRALSLSSPRAAAAVAAPSPRAQQQQQRHADKPAYDAGARGAARRAIHQPR